Proteins encoded within one genomic window of Vanrija pseudolonga chromosome 3, complete sequence:
- the SPCC736.13_0 gene encoding putative oxidoreductase, translated as MLAETSLLVAGVLFLLALAHRRPHVASDFVTGKPGSKPLPYPPARWPYDGPLGLLNFLCFWVKSILACGAPVVFWVKPTWSLRQMGRYDSKVVLVTGGASGIGYSTAKAWFNAGAKVYIGARSPERAATAIENILRGGEPNLFFEWEYAAPVPVRSAADRARLVFLPMDLEDLASVEAAADKFIAAEERLDILYANAGQMALEPGSYTKQGVSMQFGVNTLGHARLYARLIPLLQATTRRDPAHPARVITISSLNHLSAPIGGVKYDALRVPGTPVDMWKEYAMSKWANIALAKYVDWHYGPRNNSSTSPEIISIAVHPGMVASNIWKHLSYAGLFAAMPWLVKLLNFSQADGALNQVWAGQLSVAEARALSGRYVTCYMREGEYRADLDDRAAAEGLWAWCADQRV; from the exons ATGCTCGCCGAGacctcgctcctcgtcgcgggcgTGCTCTTCCTCCTAGCGCTGGCCCACCGGCGCCCGCACGTCGCGAGCGACTTCGTGACCGGCAAGCCGGGGTCCAAGCCTTTGCCCTACCCGCCCGCTAGGTGGCCGTACGACGGaccgctcggcctgctgaACTTCCTGTGTTTCTGGGTCAAGAGCATTCTCGCGTGCGGCGCACCGGTCGTGTTTTGGGTCAAGCCGACGTGGTCGCTGCGCCAGATGGGGCGGTACGACAGCAAG gtcgtcctcgtcacggGCGGCGCAAGCGGCATAGGCTATTCGACCGCCAAGGCGTGGTTCAACGCCGGCGCAAAAGTGTACATTGGTGCGCGGTCGCCCGAGCGCGCAGCCACGGCCATCGAGAACATCctgcggggcggcgagccgaACCTGTTCTTCGAGTGGGAGTATGCGGCTCCTGTGCCCGTGCGCTCGGCTGCCGACCGCGCCCggctcgtcttcctccccaTGGACTTGGAGGACCTGGCGTCGGTCGAAGCGGCAGCGGACAAGTTTATtgcggcggaggagcgcctcgacatCCTGTACGCGAACGCTGGCCAGATGGCGCTCGAGCCGGGGTCGTACACCAAGCAAGGGGTGTCGATGCAGTTTGGCGTGAAT ACCCTCGGCCACGCGCGCCTCTACGCGCGCCTCATCCCCCTGctgcaggcgacgacgcggcgcgacCCCGCCCATCCGGCACGCGTGATCACCATCTCGTCGCTCAACCACCTGTCTGCGCCGATCGGCGGGGTCAAGTACGATGCGCTGAGGGTGCCAGGCACTCCAGTGGACATGTGGAAGGAGTACGCGATGAGCAAGTGGGCGAATATTGCGCTGGCAAAGTACGTCGACTGGCACTACGGCCCTcgcaacaacagcagcacgTCCCCCGAGATCATCTCCATCGCAGTCCACCCAGGCATGGTGGCCTCGAATATCTGGAAACACCTCTCCTATGCTGGGCTGTTCGCCGCCATGCCCTGGCTTGTGAAGCTGCTCAACTTCTCGCaggcggacggcgcgctcaacCAGGTCTGGGCGGGCCAGCTGAGTGTCGCtgaagcgcgcgcgctgagCGGGCGATACGTCACATGCTATatgcgcgagggcgagtacCGCGCCGATCTggacgaccgcgccgcggccgaggggctGTGGGCTTGGTGTGCCGACCAGCGGGTGTAG
- the HDAC8 gene encoding Histone deacetylase 8 — protein sequence MRPTAYLWSPALQAAADDLPANLGRSRAVHSLIRALRLTRTPDEPANDAAALVVPPDLALGTGAELARYHAPGYVEYLLQARGESSDEEESDSDDEGPRKKRRTVMGLEHDCPPFASLPAYATLVAAATLTACRLLATGDARTAIVWDGGRHHALKSRASGFCYVADAVLGILALTRAGVPAVPVPAGGDEAGEAGGEDGQVAEDDADDGDRPPTPPPPPKPSPRARILYLDLDLHYGDGVAQAFASPTHYAYPLKGRPRPPQVLTLSVHHAARGFFPPHAPGTTPQDTPHPFSLSLGLGAYASCATYARLWGAVERIKAAFRPHYVVLQLGVDGLPRDPVGGYGAWGVSGEGSSTWVVERVKEWDLPTCVLGGGGYDTPNAARSWALATAVLVGRADVREETDVPDHEGFEAYAPGYTLEVEPSHIPDENTEQQLDAADEAFAVLATRIAQIVDLHDKP from the exons ATGCGTCCAACAGCATACCTCTGGTCGCCAGCGCTCCAAGCAGCAGCCGACGACCTCCCAGCGAACCTcggccgctcgcgcgcagtCCACTCGCTGATCCGCGCCCTGCGCCTAACGCGCACACCCGACGAGCCAGCGAACGACGCagcggcgctcgtcgtcccgcccgacctcgcgctggggacgggtgccgagctcgcgcgctaCCATGCGCCGGGGTATGTCG AGTATCTCCTgcaggcgcgcggcgagtcgtcggacgaggaggagagcgacaGTGACGACGAAGGGCCGCGGAAGAAGCGGCGGACGGTCATGGGGCTCGAGCAT gaCTGCCCCCCGTTCGCCAGCCTGCCAGCCTACGCGaccctcgtcgcggccgcaACGCTCACCGCGTGCCGTCTCCTCGCTACGGGGGACGCGCGCACAGCCATCGTGTgggacggcgggcggcaccACGCGCTCAAGAGCAGGGCGAGCGGCTTCTGTTATGTCGCGGACGCGGTGTTGGGGATCTTGGCGTTGACGCGGGCGGGGGTGCCGgccgtgccggtgccggcgggcggcgacgaggcgggtgAGGCTGGCGGGGAAGATGGGCAAGTTgcagaggacgacgccgacgacggcgaccgcccgcccacgccgccaccaccaccaaagcccagcccccgcgcccgcatCCTCTACCTCGACCTAGACCTGCActacggcgacggcgtcgcaCAGGCCTTCGCCTCGCCAACGCACTACGCTTACCCGCTGAAGgggcgcccgcgccccccGCAGGTGCTCACGCTGAGCGtgcaccacgccgcgcgggggTTCTTCCCGCCACACGCGCCGGGCACAACGCCGCAGGACACGCCGCACCCCTTCTCGCTCTCTCTCGGGCTGGGAGCGTacgccagctgcgcgacgtACGCGCGGCTCTGGGGCGCGGTGGAGCGGATCAAGGCTGCCTTCCGGCCGCACTACGTcgtcctccagctcggcgtggaCGGGCTCCCGCGCGACCCGGTGGGAGGGTACGGCGCGTGGGGCGTCTCGGGAGAGGGGAGTTCTACCTGGGTGGTAGAGAGGGTCAAGGAGTGGGACCTGCCGACgtgcgtgctcggcggcggggggtacGATACCCCCaacgcggcgcgctcgtgggCGCTCGCGACTGCCGTGCTTGTTGGGCGTGCGGACGTGCGCGAGGAGACGGACGTGCCGGACCATGAAGGGTTCGAGGCCTACGCGCCGGGATACACGCTCGAGGTGGAGCCTA GCCATATCCCCGACGAGAACACCGAGCaacagctcgacgccgcggacgaggcgTTCGCTGTGCTTGCGACCCGCATTGCGCAGATTGTAGACCTGCATGATAAGCCGTAG
- the yfjP gene encoding Putative DNA-3-methyladenine glycosylase YfjP, whose amino-acid sequence MPPKAKAVAAAAATAVRVTRSRGASAVAVAGADNPFLEVKSEPKPAPAAPKRTPKKAKAEAEPSANGDDTAEAATPRKKRKVAAAPAPPAPRRSYTPPPPFSLPDAVAHLTSVDARFASLFARTPCKPFLHAIAGPAAPPSIDPFRTLVTSIIGQQVSWMAARSITRRFVELFFGESANGGRYDEDGVFPTREQVAKVDVPALRGVGFSNRKAEYVIGLANDFVAGRLTDDLLLNGTDEEVAAALIAVRGIGQWTVDMFLIFSLARPNILPVGDLGVQKGLLRWVLAAHGALPPPPVRTPKKGKKASASASASASQEVEPETPTKTPRALAPSDSTATLIVPLTPTAESPFNMSATLVPSTPGASGVLSTPGTSFPSTPGPPPVTPSASMNPTLPKNVPDACLHPPDEWAAEHAARAAPLPDGLTIATLKSRLAGKKAKGNVYLLPEEMEALTQHWKPYRSVGTFYTWSMIGEDN is encoded by the exons ATGCCGCCAAAAGCAAAAGCggtcgcagcagcagcagccacagcGGTGCGAGTGACGCGGTCGCGCGGTGCCAGTGCCGTCGCCGTAGCGGGTGCCGACAACCCCTTCCTCGAGGTCAAGTCTGAGCCCAaacccgccccagccgcccccAAACGCACAcccaagaaggccaaggctgaggCCGAGCCGAGTGCCAACGGCGATGAcaccgccgaagccgccacgccgcgcaagaagcgcaaggtcgctgccgcgccggcgccacctgCCCCGAGGCGGAGCTacacgccgcctccgccctTCTCGCTCCCAGACGCCGTGGCGCACCTGACCTccgtcgacgcgcgcttCGCGTCCCTCTTCGCGAGGACACCGTGCAAGCCGTTCCTGCACGCGATCGCgggccccgccgcgccgccgtccatcGACCCGTTCCGCACCCTCGTGACCTCGATCATTGGGCAGCAGGTCAGCTGGATGGCCGCGCGCAGCATCACGCGCCGCTTCGTCGAGCTCTTCTTCGGCGAGAGCGCCAACGGCGGCCggtacgacgaggacggcgtctTCCCCAcccgcgagcaggtcgccaaggtcgacgtgCCGGCGCTCCGCGGCGTGGGGTTCTCCAACCGCAAGGCCGAGTATGTGATCGGGCTGGCGAACGACttcgtcgccggccgcctgACGGACGACCTGCTGCTTAACGgcacggacgaggaggtcgccgctgcgctgaTCGCTGTACGCGGGATAGGCCAGTGGACAGTAGACATGTTCCTCATCTTCTCGCTTGCGCGGCCCAATATCCTGCCCGTCGGCGACTTGGGCGTCCAGAAGGGCCTGCTGCGCTGGGTGTTggccgcgcacggcgcgctgccTCCCCCGCCGGTGCGTACCccgaagaagggcaagaaggcgtccgcgtccgcgtctGCGTCCGCATCGCAGGAGGTTGAACCTGAGACGCCGACCAAGACCCCgcgtgcgctcgcgccgtccgacTCGACAGCTACGCTAATCgtgccgctcacgccgacggccgagtCGCCGTTCAACATGTCGGCCACGCTTGTGCCGTCCACGCCCGGCGCGTCCGGCGTCCTCTCGACCCCGGGCACAAGCTTCCCCTCCACGCCCGGCCCGCCACCGGTCAccccgagcgcgagcatgAACCCCACGCTGCCGAAGAACGTGCCCGACGCGTGCCTGCACCCGCCGGACGAGTGGGCTGCCGAGCATGCCGCGCGggctgcgccgctgcctgACGGACTGACGATCGCGACGCTGAAATCGCGTCTGGCGGGCAAGAAGGCAAA AGGGAACGTGTACCTCCTCCCAGAGGAAATGGAGGCGCTCACGCAGCATTGGAAGCCGTACCGCTCCGTCGGGACATTCTATACATGGTCGATGATTGGCGAGGACAACTGA
- the asaE_7 gene encoding MFS transporter asaE, with translation MSATPTPAATPAPYSLNPSATATEVDLEARVDGGSGDKAQQRPPSSSSTAIEPQVEANAKPEVERKVEAAGAEAPTPSSSALATPAPPPDGGAHAWMTVAGCFFGVFVQFGLANSFGVFQEYYEAHQLAGYSASTISWIGGIQQFLLFFGGLFIGRVFDAHGAHVLIIPGSLCIVTSLMLTSLCHTYYQFALAHGVLFGLGSALVFHPCISAPGQWFARRRALALSVAVSGSGLGGTLWPVALNRMFNQIGFAWALRAAGFIALGLLALACALLRTRAPHKTPAPLSQVLSPFKEARVVLLTLAASFMFWGMFTPFFFVTANALRVGTRPDIAFYCLAFINAGSTLGRLLAMVGDHWGRFNVFIVAGAVNGLLLLAFWIPLQTTSALIAFAVIHGFSAGMVISIIGACVGQISVPHEIGRRIGAMWAVVAVFALTGPPINGALIANYPGAAGFQYAGAFSGCVVLVGAVFGVFAKWKASGSVWGIA, from the exons atgTCCGCCACGccaacccccgccgccacacccgcGCCATACAGCCTCAACCCGTCAGCAACCGCCACGGAAGTGGACCTCGAAGCGAGAgtggacggcggcagcggtgaTAAGGCACAACAACGCCCTCCATCAAGCTCGTCCACTGCGATCGAGCCGCAGGTGGAGGCCAacgccaagcccgaggtgGAGCGCAAGGTGGAGGCGGCCGGGGCCGAagcgccgaccccgagctcctcggcgttggcaacgccggcgccgccgccagacgGCGGCGCACACGCCTGGATGACGGTCGCGGGGTGCTTCTTCGGCGTGTTTGTGCAGTTCGGCTTGGCCAACTCGTTCGGCGTCTTCCAGGAGTACTACGAGGCGCACCAGCTGGCGGGGTACTCGGCGTCCACCATCTCGTGGATTGGCGGCATCCAGCAGTTTCTCCTCTTCTTCGGCGGCCTGTTCATCGGGCGCGTGTtcgacgcgcacggcgcgcacgtgCTCATTATTCCGGGGTCGCTGTGTATCGTCACGAGCCTGATGCTCACTTCAC TCTGCCACACATACTACCAGTTCGCGCTAGCACACGGCGTGCTCTTCGGCCTCGGATCGGCGCTCGTCTTCCACCCATGCATCTCCGCCCCGGGGCAGTGgttcgcgcgccgccgcgcgctcgcgctctccgtcgccgtgtcgggCTCGGGGCTCGGCGGGACCCTGTGGCCCGTGGCTCTTAACCGCATGTTCAACCAGATCGGCTTCGCGTGGGCGCTCCGCGCGGCGGGCTTCATCGCCCTCGGGCTGCTTGCGCTCGCTTGCGCGCTGctccgcacgcgcgcgccgcacaagacgccggcgccgctcagCCAGGTCCTCTCGCCGTTCAAGgaggcgcgcgtcgtccttctcacgctcgcggcgagcTTCATGTTCTGGGGCATGTTcacgcccttcttcttcgtcaCTGCCAACGCTTTGCGCGTGGGCACGCGCCCCGACATCGCGTTCTACTGCCTCGCGTTCATCAACGCCGGGTCGACTCTCGGCCGGCTGCTCGCCATGGTCGGCGATCACTGGGGAAG GTTCAACGTGTtcatcgtcgccggcgcagtcaacggcctcctcctcctcgccttctgGATCCCGCTCcagacgacctcggcgctcATCGCCTTCGCCGTCATCCACGGCTTCTCAGCCGGCATGGTCATCTCCATCATCGGCGCGTGCGTCGGCCAGATCTCGGTCCCGCACGAGATTGGCCGCCGCATCGGCGCCATGTGGGCCGTTGTTGCCGTGTTCGCGCTCACCGGCCCGCCGATCAACGGCGCATTGATCGCAAACTATCCCGGCGCCGCGGGATTCCAGTACGCCGGTGCGTTCAGCGGCTGCGTCGTGCTCGTTGGCGCCGTGTTTGGAGTGTTCGCCAAGTGGAAGGCGAGCGGTTCGGTGTGGGGGATTGCATAG
- the azaE_1 gene encoding Ketoreductase azaE, producing the protein MPAITSGRVLVTGANGFLALYVIRALLEQGFSVRFTVRSEGKAAFVREFFAAHADRLEGVIVEDMAVPGAYDAAVPDVDGIVHLASPVDITNPGPPELVTRPAIGGVENLLASVQAHGDKLKRWVQISSVAALGADLSPSAHYTEANWNDASLAVVAELGAKAEPIHKYNASKVLAERAFWGWIEEKKVAWDGVAVLPSLIMAPDLQYAHSGTPTVGLSFGLIPLLRKGITAAELDDIMPWHTVDARDVAHAVVTALSTPEAGGERFIASSGVLAVNDVALAAAQLLPNVAQGNADPALRGSFASRSYVMDGSKAERVLGFKYRPVHDTLVDTITSVPAEIFAAA; encoded by the exons ATGCCAGCAATCACCTcgggccgcgtcctcgtcacgGGCGCCAACGGCTTCCTGGCCCTGTACGTCatccgcgcgctcctcgagcagggcTTCAGCGTGCGCTTCACGGTCCGCTCGGAGGGCAAGGCTGCGTTCGTGCGCGAGTTTTTCGCCGCGCACGCGGACAGGCTAGAGGGGGTTATCGTCGAGGACATGGCtgtg CCCGGCGCgtacgacgccgccgtgcccgacgtcgacggcatcgtgCACCTCGCGTCCCCGGTAGACATCACGAACCCCGGCCCGCCCGAGCTCGTGACGCGCCCGGCaatcggcggcgtcgagaacCTGCTCGCGTCGGTGCAGGCGCAcggcgacaagctcaagcgcTGGGTACAGATCTCGAGCgttgccgcgctcggcgccgacctgtCCCCGTCCGCGCACTACACCGAGGCCAACTGGAACGACGCGAGCCTCGCTGTCGTGGCCGaactcggcgccaaggcggAGCCGATCCACAAGTATAACGCGAGCAAGGTGCTCGCTGAGCGCGCGTTCTGGGGGTGGATtgaggagaagaaggtggCGTGGGACGGTGTCGCTGTGCTGCCCAGCCTC ATCATGGCCCCCGACCTCCAGTACGCGCACAGCGGTACCCCGACCGTGGGGCTCAGCTTCGGCCTCATCCCCCTCCTGCGCAAGGGCATAacggccgccgagctcgacgacatcaTGCCCTGGCACacggtcgacgcgcgcgacgtcgcgcatGCCGTCGTGACGGCCCTCTCGACCCCCGAGGCCGGCGGGGAGCGCTTCATTGCCTCCTCGGGCGTGCTGGCCGtcaacgacgtcgcgctcgccgcggcccagcTGCTCCCCAACGTTGCGCAGGGCAACGCCGACCCTGCGCTCCGCGGCAGCTTTGCGTCCAGGAGCTATGTCATGGACGGgtccaaggccgagcgcgtgctcgggTTCAAGTACCGTCCTGTTCACGACACCCTCGTCGACACGATCACCTCGGTGCCTGCTGAGATCTTTGCCGCGGCGTAG